TGCGGGTCAGTTCGCCCTTGCCGCTGATCCGCTCGTCGCGCGGCGCGTCGAGCCTCTGCTCGTCGTCGGTCGAGAACGACCGGGTGAGATCGCCGGTTCGCGGCCGCGACCCGCGGTTCTTGCGAAAGTCCGTGCGAATCTTCTTGTTCTTTTTCGCCATCCGGCGACTACACGATCCGATTCGGGTCCTTGATCTGTCCAGCCGAGTTGTCGAGCACGTTGTAGCGCTTCGGTTCCGCGCCGGGGAGCGGTTTGCCGGGGCGCGTCAATCCGGCCCGTTCGAGCAGCGACTTCGAGAAGATTTCGTTCTGCTGATCCTCGGCCGGCGGCGGGCCGACGGCGCCGAGATCGATCGGCGAATAGTTGATCTCATATTTATGCTTGGCGACCGCCAACTCATCTCCCGGGTCGAGTCGCTTTTCGGTCACCCGCGATCCGTTGACCTTAACTCCATTCTTGCTCGCCTGGTCCTTTACGTACCAATACCCGGCGATCAACGTGAGTTGGCAATGGTGGGTCGAGACATTGGGGAATCGCAAGACAATATCGCAGCTTTCACGCCGCCCAACCAATAGCGTCCGTTTCAACAGCGGAATGGGGTCGCCGCCGCCGATCGGCACCAA
The nucleotide sequence above comes from Pirellulales bacterium. Encoded proteins:
- a CDS encoding FHA domain-containing protein — translated: MFAEPQSLGELVPIGGGDPIPLLKRTLLVGRRESCDIVLRFPNVSTHHCQLTLIAGYWYVKDQASKNGVKVNGSRVTEKRLDPGDELAVAKHKYEINYSPIDLGAVGPPPAEDQQNEIFSKSLLERAGLTRPGKPLPGAEPKRYNVLDNSAGQIKDPNRIV